The following proteins come from a genomic window of Gadus morhua chromosome 11, gadMor3.0, whole genome shotgun sequence:
- the LOC115554665 gene encoding protein FAM83A has protein sequence MDPHGLSVLSHLRAKPVGKVRRRVRELRTANYGEGGGGGPPTLDLSHSESQRLAVDALMGEGGVQGYRDLLTTEGEVDFLSEREKSYILTNQQDGRVGGDSDTVDGEDEDGTSQPCRSPLSLCRLSASEETADECATLEPNLPLGSQNGVEPSGSDQQSQTSVEVFLQSDIREGSMKDLVREQIRKAQTALVVVVDTFSDVELLCDILEACALRNVRVYVLLDRLNVQQFLDMCLTLNVSGEHFPRLSVRSVSGQGYCTKTGRWLCGQVAQTFIISDWTRVLTGCYSFSWLSWKVNRNFIVLLEGGSVTSFRQEFRRLYLSSQPVPPLFPTAMMTLAPSAPRPTQHPNPSDSGLRSMLRSQRWVTTGDHNGTTDRQKAEAAAETPTAADPTHSALSELEVEHNRTEAYVMSLALDEAPTQTQAESPSRWNREMPQHRGKAEVDHHGLSDVNVSAERRWRTLQPYASHAPPSDPTFSRSYKLNVTGVDAAWSPHGPSTSRTQMSPRAATTKPATGGGRLYPDYNRFRRAAMESGTAAVTLDTLRRSQRKDLKAQPRPDTDAQPLHRPLSQRAHNQGNTQGFFIQTQSQRQWPAAQPSPQNNRCRTQSPKRLRSPAHPHHRGPGAASKETQSHRPDAKTDFRTPANQQPESGFSQGPPPDHQSYPAQQLVPSQRLHWISQLHSRQVLQNGPGVNGTWGPRRGMEEPGQRGAGSGARGRTSGASGRPAALRRGASFS, from the exons ATGGACCCACACGGCCTCTCCGTGCTGTCCCATCTGAGGGCCAAGCCGGTTGGCAAAGTGAGGCGGAGGGTCCGGGAGCTCCGAACCGCCAACtatggtgagggaggtggagggggtccgCCGACCCTGGACCTCAGTCACAGCGAGAGCCAGCGTTTGGCCGTGGATGCCTTGATGGGGGAGGGCGGCGTACAGGGCTACCGGGATCTGCTGACCACGGAGGGCGAGGTGGACTTTCTGTCGGAGCGGGAGAAGAGTTACATTCTGACGAATCAACAGGATGGACGCGTGGGCGGAG ATAGCGACACGGTAGATGGCGAAGATGAAGACGGGACTTCCCAGCCGTGTCGGAGCCCGCTGTCCCTCTGCCGTCTCTCTGCTTCAGAAGAGACCGCTGATGAATGCGCCACCCTGGAGCCCAATCTGCCCCTCGGGAGTCAGAATG GCGTGGAGCCGAGTGGATCGGACCAGCAGAGCCAGACCAGCGTGGAAGTGTTTCTCCAGTCAGACATCCGGGAGGGCAGCATGAAGGACCTGGTCAGAGAGCAGATCCGAAAGGCtcaaacg GCcctggtggtagtggtggacaCCTTCAGTGATGTGGAACTCTTGTGCGACATTCTGGAGGCGTGTGCCCTGAGgaacgtgcgtgtgtacgtCCTGCTGGACCGCCTCAACGTGCAGCAGTTCCTGGACATGTGTCTGACCCTGAATGTCAGCGGCGAACACTTCCCC aggctGTCCGTGCGCAGCGTCAGCGGACAGGGCTACTGCACTAAGACCGGGAGGTGGCTCTGCGGGCAGGTCGCTCAGACCTTCATCATCAGCGACTGGACCCGGGTTCTGACCGGCTGCTACAG TTTCTCCTGGCTTTCCTGGAAGGTCAACCGGAACTTTATTGTCCTCCTGGAGGGCGGCTCGGTGACGTCCTTCCGTCAGGAGTTCCGACGGCTCTACCTTAGCTCCCAGCCGGTCCCACCTCTCTTCCCCACCGCCATGATGACCCTGGCCCCTTCTGCGCCACGGCCCACCCAACACCCTAACCCCTCTGACTCTGGGCTGAGGAGCATGCTGAGGAGTCAGAGGTGGGTCACCACCGGCGACCACAACgggaccacagacagacagaaagcgGAAGCGGCGGCGGAAACCCCAACCGCCGCGGATCCGACCCATTCGGCCTTATCCGAGTTAGAGGTCGAACACAACCGCACGGAAGCATATGTGATGAGTCTGGCACTGGACGAAGCGCCGACGCAGACGCAGGCGGAGAGCCCGTCTCGATGGAACCGAGAGATGCCGCAGCACCGTGGCAAAGCTGAGGTCGACCACCACGGCCTCTCTGACGTTAACGTCAGCGCGGAGCGACGCTGGCGGACGCTGCAGCCGTACGCGTCCCACGCCCCGCCCTCCGACCCGACGTTCTCCCGCTCCTACAAACTCAACGTCACCGGGGTGGACGCGGCGTGGAGCCCACACGGCCCGTCCACCTCGAGGACGCAGATGAGTCCCCGAGCAGCTACGACTAAGCCCGCGACGGGGGGCGGACGCCTGTACCCGGATTACAACAGGTTCCGCAGAGCAGCCATGGAGTCGGGGACAGCCGCCGTCACCCTAGACACGCTGAGACGGTCGCAGAGGAAGGACCTCAAGGCCCAGCCGAGGCCCGACACTGACGCACAGCCTCTGCACAGGCCTCTCTCGCAGCGAGCGCACAACCAGGGAAACACACAGGGCTTCTTTATCCAGACTCAAAGCCAAAGACAATGGCCCGCGGCCCAGCCGTCGCCACAGAACAACCGGTGCCGGACACAATCCCCCAAGCGTCTCAGATCCCCCGCACACCCCCATCATCGGGGTCCCGGAGCAGCGTCCAAAGAGACGCAATCCCATCGGCCCGATGCCAAAACCGATTTCAGGACTCCGGCGAATCAGCAGCCGGAATCTGGGTTTTCCCAGGGCCCCCCTCCGGACCACCAGAGCTACCCCGCACAGCAGTTGGTGCCGTCTCAAAGGCTGCATTGGATATCCCAGTTGCACTCCAGGCAGGTGTTGCAGAACGGGCCCGGGGTCAACGGGACGTGGGGGCCtaggagggggatggaggagccCGGCCAGAGAGGCGCTGGCTCCGGGGCGCGGGGTCGGACCAGCGGAGCGAGCGGCAGACCGGCGGCGCTCCGAAGAGGAGCCTCCTTCAGTTGA
- the c11h8orf76 gene encoding uncharacterized protein C8orf76 homolog — MEIFGSAFDDSMFGESKDKVSVSLLPYKAKLCESQWFCQSSALDTEDSLEKQKVFKFRGDLACRQRNYKEALEAYKSCLEWVPDTNLTIRRDVWEGMARCYSNLGQGERALEVADLLSKEASNSCHLTSLLLLKVSIHHHSGAIGAKTGSLEQLCSLIPYNPWHWYNLGQTCLQQLEATASLGPCSLKERAAGAEPDGSGTEEGQRGEGRDGGGEDRAWLEACVCFIRTRLLLRMLRPQQSSFVLQRSECALCRSDEALERLNPTEETLQTLTAVLSEDLATEKMREDSQDGESLVSVGELSFRECWWNKVLESQRTGGDQYRPAVDGCQATTDLEG, encoded by the exons ATGGAGATTTTTGGAAGTGCGTTTGATGATTCTATGTTTGGCGAATCTAAGGACAAGGTGTCCGTCAGTCTGTTACCCTACAAAGCCAAATTATGTGAATCGCAG TGGTTTTGTCAGAGTTCAGCTCTTGACACAGAAGACTCGTTGGAAAAGCAGAAGGTTTTTAAATTCCGAGGGGATCTCGCCTGCAGGCAGAGGAACTACAAA GAAGCCCTGGAAGCATACAAAAGCTGCCTCGAATGGGTCCCTGACACTAACTTGACGATCCGAAGAGATGTGTGGGAAGGAATGGCCCGATGTTACTCCAACCTAGGACAAGGGGAGAGAGCCCTGGAGGTTGCTGACTTACTG AGCAAAGAAGCCTCCAACTCCTGTCATTTAACCAGCCTGCTGCTACTGAAG GTCAGCATCCATCATCATTCTGGAGCGATTGGAGCCAAGACGGGGTCACTGGAACAGCTGTGCAGCCTGATTCCCTATAACCCCTGGCACTGGTACAACCTGGGACAGACCTGCCTACAGCAGCTAGAGGCCACCGCATCACTCG GCCCCTGTTCCCTAAAGGAGCGAGCTGCCGGAGCCGAGCCTGATGGCAGCGGGACGGAGGAAGGTCagcgaggagaggggagagacgggggcGGAGAGGACAGAGCCTGGCTGGAGGCCTGCGTGTGTTTCATCAGAACACG ACTCTTACTGCGCATGCTTCGCCCGCAGCAGTCCTCCTTTGTATTGCAGCGCAGCGAGTGCGCCCTCTGCAGGTCAGATGAGGCACTAGAGCGACTCAACCCTACGGAGGAGACGTTGCAGACGCTGACTGCG GTGTTGTCAGAGGACCTGGCTACAGAGAAGATGAGGGAAGACAGCCAGGATGGTGAGAGTCTGGTCAGTGTTGGTGAACTCAGCTTCAGGGAGTGCTGGTGGAACAAGGTGTTGGAAAGCCAGCGCACAGGAGGAGACCAATACAGACCAGCCGTAGACGGATGCCAAGCCACAACAGATTTAGAAGGCTGA